The following proteins are encoded in a genomic region of Deltaproteobacteria bacterium:
- a CDS encoding type II toxin-antitoxin system RelE/ParE family toxin, whose translation MKEAIFHPDARAEASESVEFYQARLEGLGLRFLAAVEEAAERISASPEAGTPLAGGFRKRIVSGFPYNVIYRVWEEYVYLVAVAHQHRRPDYWRERADRR comes from the coding sequence GTGAAGGAGGCCATATTCCACCCGGATGCTCGGGCGGAAGCCAGCGAGTCCGTGGAGTTCTATCAGGCACGCCTTGAGGGACTTGGGCTCCGCTTTCTTGCTGCGGTCGAGGAAGCCGCCGAGCGTATTTCGGCCAGCCCTGAGGCAGGCACGCCGCTTGCCGGTGGCTTTCGCAAGCGGATCGTTTCCGGGTTTCCGTACAACGTCATCTATCGCGTCTGGGAAGAGTACGTTTATCTTGTTGCGGTCGCCCACCAGCATCGGCGTCCGGATTACTGGCGTGAGCGAGCGGACCGCCGCTAA
- a CDS encoding IS110 family transposase: MCHLVLHSANHGSTAGLRAANFYTQQHQYYCGVDLHARSMYVCILDAAGTVVVHKDLPAEPDSFLRVIAPYRDNLAVAVECIFRLGRRTAKQHVANAFYRLRSVPGIGKIIALVILYEIHDITRFPRVQDFASYCRDQRRARAAAGALTCAAA, encoded by the coding sequence ATGTGCCATCTCGTCCTCCACTCTGCTAACCACGGTAGCACGGCTGGCCTACGTGCCGCCAACTTCTACACACAGCAGCACCAATACTACTGCGGAGTCGATCTCCATGCACGCTCGATGTACGTCTGCATCCTCGATGCCGCGGGCACCGTCGTGGTGCACAAGGACCTGCCCGCCGAGCCCGACTCCTTCCTGCGCGTGATTGCGCCGTACCGCGATAACCTCGCCGTCGCCGTCGAGTGCATCTTTCGGCTCGGCCGACGCACCGCCAAGCAGCACGTCGCCAACGCCTTCTACCGCCTGCGCTCGGTCCCCGGCATCGGCAAGATCATCGCCCTGGTCATCCTCTACGAGATCCACGACATCACTCGCTTTCCGCGCGTGCAGGACTTCGCCTCCTACTGCCGCGATCAACGGAGAGCCCGAGCTGCCGCTGGAGCACTTACATGTGCGGCCGCCTGA
- a CDS encoding DUF3604 domain-containing protein — MRPPESRSAPAGVHRSGVPKTIQERAWTSPIWYQPRRG; from the coding sequence GTGCGGCCGCCTGAAAGCCGAAGCGCGCCGGCCGGCGTGCACCGATCCGGCGTACCGAAGACGATTCAAGAGCGCGCCTGGACGTCGCCGATCTGGTACCAGCCGCGGCGCGGATAG
- a CDS encoding addiction module protein: MAHSLAEIEDDALRLPPEDRARLAVDLLASLEESVESPEEIEKLWLVEAERRFQELRDGVVQGIPAREVFAQLRAKLRS; encoded by the coding sequence ATGGCACATTCGCTGGCTGAGATCGAGGACGATGCTCTCCGCTTACCACCCGAGGATCGTGCACGGCTCGCGGTGGATCTACTAGCAAGCCTCGAGGAGAGCGTGGAGTCACCGGAGGAGATCGAGAAGCTCTGGCTTGTCGAGGCGGAGCGACGCTTCCAGGAGCTGCGGGACGGCGTCGTTCAGGGGATACCGGCTCGAGAAGTCTTCGCGCAACTGCGTGCAAAGCTGCGCTCGTGA